A single Methylomonas sp. AM2-LC DNA region contains:
- a CDS encoding succinate dehydrogenase assembly factor 2 has translation MNELNKLRWRCRRGTLELDILLLNYLENHFPQANADTQQGFLRLLELEDTELMQYLLGEAVPKDTVLAGLTSMMRI, from the coding sequence ATGAACGAACTAAACAAACTGCGCTGGCGATGCCGGCGCGGTACTTTAGAACTGGACATTCTACTGCTGAATTATCTGGAAAACCATTTCCCTCAAGCCAATGCAGACACCCAGCAAGGGTTTTTGCGCTTATTGGAGCTGGAAGATACTGAGCTGATGCAGTATTTACTGGGAGAGGCAGTACCCAAAGATACAGTACTGGCTGGTTTGACGTCCATGATGCGCATTTAA
- a CDS encoding inorganic pyrophosphatase, with protein sequence MNILHKAHPWHGIPPGEGAPSIVTAFIEIVPSDTVKYEIDKQSGYLKIDRPQKFSNMIPTLYGFIPRTYCAEKVAEFAESKSGRRVLKGDGDPLDICVLSERSVTHGDILLQAIPIGGFRMLDGGEADDKIIAVMKGDEFYRQWRDVSDCPESYINRLKHYFLTYKHLPSEVNDCEITNVYGREEAHEVIVRAMADYHYHFGCQDVG encoded by the coding sequence ATGAATATTTTACATAAAGCTCATCCTTGGCACGGCATTCCACCGGGAGAGGGTGCACCCTCTATTGTTACCGCTTTCATTGAGATTGTACCCTCGGATACTGTTAAATATGAAATAGATAAACAAAGTGGCTATTTAAAAATTGATAGACCACAAAAGTTTTCTAATATGATTCCCACGCTATATGGTTTTATTCCACGCACTTATTGCGCAGAAAAAGTCGCTGAATTTGCCGAATCAAAATCAGGGAGGCGGGTGTTGAAAGGCGATGGTGATCCTTTAGATATTTGCGTGTTAAGTGAGCGTAGCGTCACCCACGGTGATATTTTGTTACAAGCGATTCCTATCGGTGGTTTTCGCATGCTGGATGGTGGCGAAGCCGATGACAAAATTATAGCGGTCATGAAAGGTGATGAGTTCTATAGACAATGGCGCGATGTTTCAGATTGTCCAGAATCTTATATCAATCGACTAAAGCACTATTTTTTAACCTATAAACATTTACCTTCTGAAGTTAACGATTGTGAAATTACCAATGTCTACGGACGTGAAGAAGCACATGAAGTTATTGTCCGCGCTATGGCAGATTATCATTACCATTTTGGTTGTCAGGATGTAGGTTAA
- a CDS encoding glycosyltransferase, giving the protein MNLRLRRIKTAFKFRVLNPLRYLYDEWLLAIQSNKEWQNTTYPTSSKPVRLLLLCDNGNYTSDQQFNVFQKHRHKLRKKLRLISVNLLIDDVQSLHKRLLTPFDIIGIKLSFNKSPSEAERIVSSLSDMFPTQKIIYFDGDDDLCVQWPALLKYVTTYIKKHVFSDRSEYQRSFVGKSNLTDYVHHLHGVSFSENMIPNTLPVPVEYQNKVILGYNIAMDAKIEELSDMTSNRSLETARPYDIACRASIPSDWTYQLRNVTPLLEGMKNRYQILAPVERVSQAKYYEEMLFSKIYISPFGYGEICWRDFEAVLCGCLLIKPDMSHIKTNPDIFQAGITYIPIRWDFSDLEDKCAYYLDHENERKQIVSNARAVLTEFYNNEGIIKIIADIVCL; this is encoded by the coding sequence ATGAATCTACGTTTAAGACGTATCAAAACTGCATTTAAATTCAGGGTATTAAACCCGCTGCGCTATCTATATGACGAATGGCTGTTAGCAATACAAAGTAACAAAGAATGGCAAAATACTACTTATCCGACTAGCTCTAAGCCGGTACGTCTACTCCTGTTATGCGATAACGGCAATTACACCAGTGATCAACAATTTAATGTATTTCAAAAACACCGCCATAAATTACGCAAAAAACTACGTCTAATATCAGTTAACTTATTGATTGATGATGTGCAATCACTGCATAAAAGACTACTAACACCTTTTGACATTATTGGCATTAAATTATCATTTAATAAGTCTCCCAGCGAAGCTGAGCGTATTGTTAGTAGTCTTTCTGATATGTTTCCTACCCAAAAAATCATTTATTTCGATGGCGATGATGATTTATGTGTGCAATGGCCTGCACTATTAAAATATGTAACTACTTATATTAAAAAACATGTTTTTAGTGACCGTTCTGAATATCAGCGCAGCTTTGTAGGCAAATCAAATCTAACCGACTATGTTCATCATCTACATGGGGTTTCGTTCTCTGAAAACATGATTCCGAATACTTTACCGGTTCCTGTTGAATATCAGAATAAAGTGATTCTTGGCTATAACATTGCGATGGATGCAAAAATCGAAGAGTTGTCGGACATGACTAGTAATCGGTCCCTAGAAACAGCAAGGCCCTATGACATTGCGTGTCGCGCATCAATTCCATCGGATTGGACGTATCAACTGCGAAATGTCACGCCCTTACTAGAGGGTATGAAAAATCGTTACCAAATATTGGCCCCAGTTGAACGCGTTTCTCAAGCTAAATATTATGAAGAAATGCTATTCAGCAAAATTTATATCAGTCCGTTTGGTTATGGTGAAATCTGCTGGAGGGACTTTGAAGCAGTACTGTGCGGTTGTTTATTGATAAAACCTGATATGAGCCATATTAAAACAAATCCAGATATATTTCAGGCAGGTATCACTTATATACCTATTCGCTGGGATTTTAGTGATTTAGAAGACAAATGCGCTTATTACCTAGATCACGAAAATGAAAGAAAACAAATCGTATCCAATGCACGCGCAGTTCTCACCGAGTTTTATAACAACGAAGGCATTATAAAAATCATTGCTGATATCGTGTGCCTTTAA
- the glf gene encoding UDP-galactopyranose mutase — protein sequence MEKSLAIVGAGLSGAVIANQLAQAGHQVSVFESRSHIGGNCYTERDKDTGIMLHRYGPHIFHTNNQQTWDFINRFAEFVPFTNRVKAIVNNKVFSLPINLLTINQFFGKTMGPNAAQQYLLSKTDNSITNPISFEEQALRFVGKELYESFFKGYTIKQWGLHPRDLPASILKRIPIRFNYDDNYYNDRYQGLPRNGYTDIVERMLDVPGITVYLNTSFASVDKSDYHHVFQSGPIDAWFNYCCGRLAYRTLDFEIIRSTGDYQGNAVINYCDQVIPYTRITEHKHLAPWEHHEHTVCYKEYSRACGDRDIPYYPLRLSNDSLQFQNYLDLCRQETNVTFVGRLGTYRYLDMDVTITEALAIADNYIKTHS from the coding sequence ATGGAAAAATCGCTCGCCATTGTTGGAGCAGGTCTTTCAGGCGCGGTCATTGCCAATCAACTTGCCCAAGCGGGTCATCAAGTAAGTGTTTTTGAATCACGCAGCCATATTGGCGGTAACTGCTATACGGAACGTGATAAAGACACAGGAATTATGCTCCACCGTTATGGACCGCATATTTTTCATACCAATAATCAACAAACATGGGACTTCATTAATCGTTTTGCTGAATTTGTACCGTTTACAAACCGTGTAAAAGCCATTGTGAATAATAAGGTTTTCAGCCTACCTATCAACCTGTTAACCATTAATCAATTCTTTGGTAAAACGATGGGGCCAAATGCCGCACAACAATACCTTCTCTCTAAAACAGATAATTCGATTACCAATCCAATCTCTTTCGAAGAACAGGCGTTACGTTTTGTTGGAAAGGAATTATATGAATCATTTTTTAAAGGTTATACAATAAAACAATGGGGATTACATCCTCGCGACTTGCCTGCGAGCATTCTAAAACGTATTCCCATTCGCTTTAACTATGACGACAATTATTATAATGACCGTTACCAAGGTTTACCTCGTAATGGATACACAGATATAGTGGAGCGCATGCTAGACGTACCCGGTATTACGGTATATCTAAACACTTCTTTTGCATCCGTTGACAAGTCAGACTACCATCATGTCTTTCAAAGTGGTCCAATTGATGCTTGGTTTAACTACTGTTGTGGCCGTTTAGCCTATCGCACCCTGGATTTTGAAATTATTCGTAGTACAGGCGATTATCAAGGTAATGCTGTAATTAATTATTGCGATCAAGTTATACCTTATACCCGTATTACTGAACATAAACATCTTGCTCCCTGGGAACACCACGAGCACACTGTTTGCTACAAAGAGTATAGCCGTGCCTGTGGCGATAGAGATATTCCTTATTATCCGCTAAGACTGAGCAATGACAGCCTGCAATTTCAGAACTACTTGGATTTATGTCGACAAGAAACAAACGTAACCTTCGTGGGACGCTTGGGTACTTATCGATATTTGGATATGGATGTCACCATTACAGAAGCACTTGCAATTGCTGACAACTATATCAAAACTCACAGCTAA
- a CDS encoding glycosyltransferase family 61 protein: MIKLGYKILYKLIGSRFTPTKHFGCSRVLCAEETQTVKPAIFVSSHIERIKGSSQYAKLDYETSLIRKEIITHHPTVMYALGAAKIYSGMILAEKMQYLNLHNTHEDSVPYQDMNEAIISLSDYGAFFFGHWLRDDLSSALIGDLSRPFITLYKPKYQHLDGYSSLTDYQQIYVSRAKVKNLWLLTDFSQNSYKVERYLALRTRMQHKLNPVDIKYSGVYLCRGNTGTVRNLINEDEVINKLVSIGFDVLNPEQMTVEALFQRLWNAPLVVSVEGSAFNHALYPMALNGALLVLQPPYRFCNVHKGIAEAIGRRYGFYVCQSCENKTDFMVDDFDTLYRLIDQLSL, from the coding sequence ATGATTAAATTAGGATATAAAATTTTATATAAGCTGATTGGTTCTCGTTTTACACCTACCAAGCACTTTGGGTGTTCACGAGTTTTGTGTGCAGAAGAAACTCAAACTGTTAAACCAGCAATTTTTGTCAGTAGTCATATTGAAAGAATTAAGGGTAGTAGTCAGTATGCCAAACTCGATTATGAAACAAGTTTGATCAGGAAAGAGATAATCACGCATCATCCTACCGTGATGTATGCACTGGGAGCAGCTAAAATTTATTCTGGAATGATTTTAGCTGAAAAAATGCAATATCTGAATCTGCATAACACACATGAAGATTCTGTCCCCTATCAAGATATGAACGAAGCAATTATCTCGCTTTCAGATTATGGCGCATTCTTTTTTGGTCATTGGTTGAGAGATGATCTTTCCTCTGCACTGATAGGTGACCTATCCCGACCTTTTATTACGCTTTATAAACCCAAGTATCAGCATTTAGATGGTTATTCCAGTCTGACCGATTATCAGCAGATTTATGTGAGTCGTGCAAAAGTAAAAAACTTATGGCTTTTAACTGATTTTTCGCAAAACAGCTATAAGGTCGAGCGCTATCTGGCATTGCGTACTCGTATGCAACATAAACTCAATCCAGTAGATATAAAATATTCGGGTGTCTATCTTTGCAGAGGCAATACCGGTACGGTCAGAAATTTGATTAACGAAGACGAGGTTATAAACAAACTGGTGTCGATTGGGTTTGACGTGTTAAACCCAGAGCAAATGACAGTTGAGGCGTTATTCCAACGTTTATGGAATGCACCTCTGGTTGTTTCGGTGGAAGGGAGTGCTTTTAACCATGCACTCTATCCAATGGCGTTGAATGGAGCGTTGTTGGTTCTACAGCCGCCTTACCGGTTTTGTAATGTGCATAAAGGTATTGCGGAGGCCATTGGCAGGCGCTATGGTTTTTATGTTTGCCAGTCTTGTGAAAATAAAACTGATTTTATGGTTGATGATTTTGATACCTTGTATCGCTTAATTGATCAACTTTCGTTGTAA
- a CDS encoding succinate dehydrogenase iron-sulfur subunit, translating into MVEFTLPQNSVVKTGKTYPAPGATNIRLFQIYRWDPDTGENPRIDSYEIDMDHCGPMLLDAILKIKNEIDSSLAFRRSCREGVCGSCAMNINGKNTLACTQAISDYTGTIKIFPLPHMAVVKDLVADMTHFFEQYASIKPWLTNDTPAPATERLQSIEERGKLDGLYECVLCACCSTSCPSYWWNSDKYLGPAVLLQAYRWLADSRDESDSERLEQLDDSFKLYRCHTIMNCTDTCPKGLNPAKAIAEIKKMLVNRPSE; encoded by the coding sequence ATGGTTGAATTTACATTACCGCAAAATTCGGTGGTCAAAACCGGAAAAACCTATCCTGCTCCGGGTGCGACTAATATTCGTTTATTTCAGATATATCGTTGGGACCCAGACACAGGTGAAAATCCGCGCATAGACAGCTACGAAATTGATATGGACCACTGCGGCCCCATGTTGCTGGACGCCATACTGAAAATCAAGAATGAAATTGACAGTAGTTTGGCCTTTCGTCGCTCCTGTCGAGAGGGGGTGTGTGGCTCCTGTGCGATGAACATCAATGGCAAAAACACACTGGCATGTACTCAAGCTATCAGTGACTATACTGGCACTATCAAGATTTTCCCGTTACCACATATGGCCGTGGTCAAGGATTTAGTCGCCGACATGACTCACTTTTTTGAGCAGTATGCCAGCATTAAACCCTGGTTAACTAACGATACACCCGCCCCTGCTACCGAGCGTCTGCAAAGTATAGAGGAGCGTGGCAAACTGGATGGTCTTTATGAATGCGTGCTGTGCGCATGCTGCTCAACCAGTTGTCCGAGTTATTGGTGGAACAGCGATAAATATCTGGGTCCCGCGGTGTTGCTGCAAGCTTATCGCTGGTTGGCAGACAGCCGCGACGAAAGTGACAGCGAACGCCTGGAACAACTCGACGATTCCTTTAAGTTATATCGTTGTCATACCATTATGAACTGTACCGATACCTGTCCAAAAGGATTGAATCCAGCCAAAGCCATTGCGGAAATTAAAAAAATGTTGGTCAATCGTCCGAGCGAATGA
- a CDS encoding glycosyltransferase family 4 protein has protein sequence MIKKSYINFISIPIIKTHSGKIYCDELWAKDLKLHLEYLSDFRLCCPVVYSEDIEGLIDISDYAIKNIYALKKDFGLMSVVKNILPNALGVIQALKHAEIAHSGCAGWAFPLSFYIFFLKPFFSFQWVIVMESSFWMINSHEKNSLRKLIEHFVYKTILTLAMRVADARIFTQSFYRTFFLKTETDRTLINPAIWVDQKYLLSPEIVTDRYLQRKNKVLEIVYPARLIEDKGVYVLFDAINLLKKSQVTVNITIIGEGDLLGQCQEFAKNDYGNVKVSYRPTVKYGNEFFNLLCNYDLVLVLNLKEEQPRIIFDAFSQGLSIIGSNTSGILDITVNGENALIFERGNAESLCGAITDTVKNPDRLSTMGINALRFMQGKTHWQMHKDRALFLESVLK, from the coding sequence ATGATAAAAAAATCATATATTAATTTTATTAGTATTCCAATTATAAAGACGCACTCAGGTAAAATCTATTGTGATGAATTATGGGCAAAAGACTTAAAACTTCATTTGGAGTATCTTTCAGACTTTCGACTTTGTTGTCCAGTGGTTTACAGTGAAGATATCGAAGGTCTTATCGATATATCAGATTATGCTATTAAAAATATTTATGCCTTAAAAAAAGATTTTGGCTTAATGAGTGTAGTTAAAAATATATTGCCCAATGCTTTGGGGGTGATACAAGCACTAAAGCACGCAGAAATAGCCCATTCGGGTTGTGCAGGCTGGGCATTCCCTTTGTCATTCTATATTTTTTTTCTTAAACCATTTTTTTCTTTTCAATGGGTTATTGTGATGGAATCATCATTTTGGATGATTAATAGCCATGAAAAAAATAGTTTAAGGAAGCTAATTGAGCATTTTGTTTACAAAACAATTTTAACACTCGCCATGCGTGTAGCCGATGCCCGAATATTTACCCAGTCATTTTACCGGACCTTCTTTTTAAAGACAGAAACAGATAGAACTTTAATTAATCCTGCCATTTGGGTAGATCAAAAATATTTATTATCACCTGAAATAGTGACTGACCGTTATTTACAACGTAAAAACAAAGTGCTGGAAATAGTTTATCCAGCCCGTTTGATTGAAGACAAAGGTGTTTATGTTTTATTTGATGCTATCAATTTATTAAAAAAATCTCAAGTAACTGTTAATATAACTATTATTGGCGAAGGTGATTTACTTGGGCAATGCCAAGAATTTGCAAAGAATGATTATGGCAATGTAAAGGTTTCTTATCGCCCTACGGTAAAGTATGGCAATGAGTTTTTTAATTTACTATGTAATTATGATTTAGTCTTAGTTTTAAACTTAAAAGAAGAACAACCCAGAATTATATTCGATGCATTCAGTCAAGGTTTAAGTATCATTGGAAGCAATACCTCAGGCATATTGGATATTACTGTTAACGGCGAGAACGCATTGATATTTGAAAGAGGTAATGCTGAAAGTTTATGTGGCGCTATCACTGATACAGTAAAAAATCCTGATCGACTGTCCACCATGGGCATAAATGCACTAAGGTTCATGCAAGGTAAAACACATTGGCAAATGCATAAAGATCGGGCTTTATTCTTGGAATCTGTACTAAAATAG
- a CDS encoding phospholipase D-like domain-containing protein: MQIAEHYAKPVSAKLGGYFTRRNDFNEIFHLRWGRIEFEIFHGVSANLKVVLKVYRANICETYIVDTDAYDIHWDRHKRSTRDFFVLPDSTHFGRINCIKFAFIVHLGEHSIASHQEYIALDWQQLQNINQPQHNITAEHATPNYYRSYELNSGELQDDVNWYNHHFDDLHLIPKFTKGQQYHPYHPKRFIHDHIDKTIRSKHEHPERLCTIKVSVDCIDDHDFINHLLHASQQKVLIQCIVDWRKMTLTNSHTYANLKRAGIELIGVFCTPKHHLIEVEPDMHTKFIIFNDEDCLLGSFNITFDRWWANWESGMSFHSKGVCRLLDNIFQSQRGGVIQKYGIDPLSPFNLLYTFGRHTMANGKVYRPQHAILAEIHRARHSIKICLFLIGELVSDHHDSVITALIQAKQRGVFVQILFNGHLARQGRIGVERSMQEELARPLLPAIQRLKDAGISVGLIYGQDDLPVPYSPIHSKYCVIDDYIVIEGSFNWYNTSVFSHDLIVVAANHEVAKPYLYEFEQIQRLFRVYY; the protein is encoded by the coding sequence ATGCAAATTGCTGAACATTACGCTAAACCGGTTTCTGCCAAACTGGGCGGGTACTTTACTCGCCGCAACGATTTTAATGAGATTTTTCATTTGCGCTGGGGACGGATAGAGTTTGAAATATTTCATGGCGTTTCTGCTAACTTGAAAGTTGTTCTCAAAGTCTACCGCGCCAACATTTGTGAAACCTATATTGTCGATACCGATGCCTATGATATTCATTGGGATCGGCATAAACGTAGTACTCGCGATTTCTTTGTTCTGCCCGATTCCACACATTTTGGTAGGATAAATTGCATAAAATTTGCCTTTATTGTGCATTTGGGCGAACACTCTATAGCCTCTCATCAAGAATATATTGCGCTGGACTGGCAGCAATTACAAAATATTAACCAGCCGCAACATAATATTACAGCAGAACATGCCACGCCTAATTACTATCGTAGTTACGAGCTTAATAGTGGTGAGTTACAAGACGATGTTAACTGGTATAACCATCACTTTGACGATTTGCATTTGATCCCCAAGTTTACTAAAGGCCAGCAGTATCATCCGTATCATCCGAAACGCTTCATACATGATCATATTGATAAAACCATTCGCAGCAAACATGAACATCCAGAACGGCTCTGTACGATAAAAGTCAGTGTAGATTGCATAGATGATCATGATTTTATCAATCATTTGTTGCATGCTAGTCAGCAAAAAGTATTAATACAATGTATTGTCGACTGGCGAAAAATGACGTTAACTAATAGTCACACCTATGCAAACTTGAAGCGTGCTGGTATTGAATTAATAGGGGTTTTTTGTACGCCTAAACATCATTTGATAGAAGTTGAGCCGGATATGCATACCAAATTCATTATATTTAATGATGAAGACTGTCTATTAGGGTCTTTCAATATTACCTTTGATCGTTGGTGGGCTAATTGGGAATCGGGCATGAGCTTTCATTCCAAAGGTGTGTGCCGCTTATTGGATAATATTTTCCAAAGTCAGCGCGGTGGTGTTATTCAGAAATACGGTATAGATCCGCTCAGTCCGTTTAATCTGTTGTATACCTTTGGTAGGCATACCATGGCAAATGGTAAGGTATATAGACCCCAGCATGCCATTCTGGCCGAAATTCATCGTGCCCGCCATAGCATTAAAATCTGTCTATTTTTAATTGGCGAATTGGTGAGCGATCATCACGACAGCGTCATCACGGCCTTGATACAAGCAAAACAGCGGGGTGTTTTTGTACAAATACTGTTTAACGGTCATCTGGCCAGGCAAGGTCGTATTGGCGTAGAGCGTAGTATGCAGGAAGAATTGGCAAGGCCTTTACTGCCCGCCATTCAACGTTTGAAAGATGCCGGTATCAGTGTTGGTTTGATTTACGGACAAGATGATTTGCCAGTACCGTATTCACCGATACATTCCAAATACTGTGTGATTGATGATTATATTGTTATAGAAGGCAGTTTTAACTGGTATAACACTTCCGTGTTCTCGCATGACTTAATTGTGGTGGCTGCAAATCACGAGGTCGCAAAACCTTATTTATATGAGTTTGAGCAGATTCAGCGATTGTTTAGAGTTTATTATTAA
- a CDS encoding endonuclease/exonuclease/phosphatase family protein, with product MAEIIQLLTVENTTNRKRQPTEQTLVFHILIASLTYHKCVEVCWCGEDGRWQTLAAKFLLGCGEKQEYWQAKLTVRTLNGSALPGNIQFALRLRCQQQEYWDNNHGVNFISVANSGIRLDKHRILQNLNFSTQLLDKQQWLRIQVAVQTSFAAEKVNVHWTNDGWQHDHHTACRLNKRLSNAETQIWTARIKLGATFRLHYAISCKHQQLLVWDNNKGKNYTVSHAPLTVLILNLHCYQEDQQDHKFSQIAKAIQEQNVDVVCLQEVAEFWNQGYGDWATNAANIINQRLQQPYHLYTDWSHIGFDKYREGVAILSRYPMFNQQSRYVSESHDIYNIHSRKVVMAQMTVPYMGDMTIFSAHLSWWEDGFQQQFERLCSWADSLNQPLRNTTLLCGDFNITFGSQGYREVVNTQSYQDQYLAANAQGLFAQIYRVNDSHWQHQFAEDYRIDYIFMHKHSVWRVSSAKVLFTEQDYGRVSDHCGYIMTFEPK from the coding sequence ATGGCAGAAATTATTCAACTGCTGACAGTTGAAAACACCACCAATCGTAAACGTCAGCCTACAGAACAGACACTGGTATTTCATATCTTGATTGCTAGTCTGACTTATCATAAATGCGTTGAGGTGTGCTGGTGTGGAGAGGATGGTCGCTGGCAGACTTTAGCTGCCAAATTTTTGCTAGGCTGCGGAGAAAAACAGGAATATTGGCAGGCTAAGCTCACGGTCCGAACGCTGAATGGCTCAGCATTACCCGGTAATATACAGTTTGCATTGCGCTTGCGCTGTCAGCAGCAAGAATATTGGGATAATAATCACGGTGTCAATTTTATCAGTGTTGCCAATAGCGGTATTAGGCTTGATAAACACAGGATTCTGCAAAATCTCAATTTTTCTACCCAGTTATTGGATAAGCAGCAATGGCTAAGGATTCAAGTGGCGGTACAAACCAGTTTTGCCGCTGAAAAGGTCAATGTACATTGGACAAACGATGGTTGGCAGCACGATCATCACACTGCCTGCCGCTTAAATAAGAGGCTTTCCAATGCAGAGACACAGATCTGGACTGCCCGAATAAAGTTGGGTGCTACATTTCGTCTACATTATGCTATCAGCTGTAAACATCAGCAGCTTTTGGTTTGGGACAATAACAAAGGTAAAAATTATACTGTCAGTCATGCGCCGCTGACGGTATTAATTCTAAATCTGCATTGTTATCAGGAAGATCAGCAAGATCACAAATTTTCACAAATCGCCAAAGCCATTCAAGAGCAGAATGTCGATGTAGTTTGTCTACAGGAAGTGGCCGAATTTTGGAATCAGGGGTATGGTGACTGGGCAACGAATGCTGCCAATATCATCAATCAGCGATTGCAACAACCTTACCATCTTTATACGGATTGGTCTCATATAGGTTTTGATAAGTATCGTGAAGGCGTGGCTATATTATCGCGTTATCCGATGTTCAATCAGCAGTCGCGTTATGTATCAGAAAGCCATGACATCTATAACATACATTCTCGTAAAGTGGTGATGGCACAAATGACGGTGCCTTATATGGGCGATATGACTATTTTTTCCGCGCATTTAAGTTGGTGGGAAGACGGTTTTCAGCAACAATTTGAACGTCTGTGTAGCTGGGCCGACAGTTTAAATCAGCCTTTACGTAACACGACTTTACTGTGTGGCGATTTTAATATCACGTTTGGCTCACAGGGTTATAGAGAGGTAGTCAATACTCAATCCTATCAAGATCAATATCTGGCTGCCAATGCCCAAGGATTGTTTGCACAAATTTATCGGGTTAATGATAGCCACTGGCAGCATCAATTTGCCGAAGATTATCGAATTGATTACATCTTTATGCATAAACACAGTGTCTGGCGAGTAAGTTCCGCTAAAGTATTGTTTACCGAGCAAGACTATGGTCGTGTCTCTGATCACTGTGGATACATCATGACTTTTGAACCGAAATAA
- a CDS encoding PilZ domain-containing protein, translated as MLNIDEKRDFIRMDVDCDITYKPADSTMNKTGRCTTLSGAGLSFIAEELFEVGLAMEVSILPKSALTPPMTAYIEVVRTTDLADGKYEIAAIIKSIKGN; from the coding sequence ATGTTAAATATTGACGAGAAACGCGACTTTATTCGTATGGATGTTGATTGCGATATTACTTATAAGCCCGCTGATAGCACCATGAATAAAACAGGCCGCTGCACTACCTTGAGTGGCGCAGGCCTCTCATTCATTGCTGAAGAGTTATTTGAGGTAGGTTTGGCAATGGAAGTTAGTATTTTGCCTAAATCAGCTCTAACTCCGCCAATGACGGCTTATATCGAAGTCGTTCGCACTACTGACTTAGCTGATGGCAAGTATGAGATTGCCGCTATCATCAAAAGTATAAAAGGCAATTAA